Proteins encoded together in one Benincasa hispida cultivar B227 chromosome 1, ASM972705v1, whole genome shotgun sequence window:
- the LOC120079373 gene encoding proline-rich extensin-like protein EPR1 has protein sequence MNALAKSSKKPVNPLAKTTLPRAKTLQKPKSTPKPRVKTPAKTRTCPSFMAAFKPYTKPAPPPFIPNITLVGATHEPLPTYAHTTPSPVVHPPPSLSIEPLATIYLVESDTSNQPSPSPILISSPGTPHTPVETPPFTPPISASDSPASKHNLEDLAESARRDEEEVFGAILDRSTKSKKQLK, from the coding sequence ATGAATGCTTTGGCCAAGAGCTCCAAGAAACCTGTAAACCCTCTAGCCAAAACTACTCTGCCTAGGGCTAAAACCTTACAAAAACCCAAGTCTACCCCTAAACCAAGGGTAAAGACACCAGCCAAGACCAGGACGTGTCCGTCATTTATGGCCGCATTCAAACCTTATACCAAGCCTGCCCCACCACCATTTATCCCGAACATAACCTTGGTGGGTGCAACGCATGAACCCCTTCCTACCTATGCCCATACTACACCATCTCCAGTGGTGCATCCACCTCCCTCTCTATCCATTGAACCCTTGGCCACAATTTACTTGGTGGAATCAGACACGTCTAACCAGCCATCACCTTCACCCATCCTAATATCCTCTCCGGGGACGCCTCACACCCCTGTGGAAACCCCGCCATTCACTCCACCTATCTCAGCCTCTGACAGTCCTGCGTCAAAGCATAACCTTGAAGACTTGGCAGAGTCAGCAAGACGTGATGAAGAGGAAGTATTTGGAGCTATTCTAGATCGCTCAACCAAGAGCAAGAAGCAACTCAAGTGA